A single genomic interval of Arachis duranensis cultivar V14167 chromosome 7, aradu.V14167.gnm2.J7QH, whole genome shotgun sequence harbors:
- the LOC107458385 gene encoding uncharacterized protein LOC107458385: MASMIMSFAPATTVRVYAATAAKGAGGSKEEKGLLDWILGGLQKEDQLLETDPILNKVEGKTGGGTTSGRKNSVAVPPPKKKGGFGGLFAKNE; this comes from the coding sequence ATGGCTTCAATGATCATGTCATTTGCACCAGCAACAACAGTAAGAGTCTATGCAGCAACAGCAGCAAAGGGTGCTGGTGGCAGCAAAGAAGAGAAAGGTCTTCTTGATTGGATCCTTGGAGGATTGCAGAAGGAGGACCAGCTTCTAGAAACTGATCCTATCCTCAACAAGGTGGAGGGAAAGACAGGAGGCGGCACCACCAGCGGCCGCAAGAACTCCGTCGCCGTGCCGCCACCCAAGAAGAAGGGTGGCTTTGGTGGTCTCTTTGCCAAGAATGAATAA